A portion of the Chelonia mydas isolate rCheMyd1 chromosome 23, rCheMyd1.pri.v2, whole genome shotgun sequence genome contains these proteins:
- the LOC114019223 gene encoding proline-rich protein 36 isoform X3 — MAANSHGLAHDSGPDDVARGWVGCDLTVPPPASPVPRIKHPLLITGVIWTRLPLAAAQSPYSKPSISLSPSGEIAPGTDVSISCRGPRQGMRFKVYRAGVARWHTEPAGLTAEFHIPNVRREDGGTYTCSYESLGEPPVSSPRSDPVELVVAGAGSGPTGGSDLTQPGAAPAPTRPGSTRPGAPPRQDYTPFAIVRLSLAVGVLLALVLVLAEAAYSWKRTPHPLTAPQPSREQSRQPEGQTETLVLDLQPPQIPARSLGTGTAGHAHQGGRVGAIGPTGPSSLVSAPHSPPPPPPLPPQIRSMGPSTLVSPPHSPPPPPPPQIRSMGPSTPVSPPHSPPPSPPPQIRSMGPSTLVSPPHSPPPSPPPQIRSMGASTLVSPPHSPPPPLPPEIRSIGPSTPVSPRHSPPPSLPPQIRSMSPSTPVSRPNSPPPSLPL, encoded by the exons ATGGCTGCGAACTCCCACGGGCTGGCACATGACTCTGGTCCCGATGATGTCGCACGGGGGTGGGTAGGATGTGATCTCACAGTCCCCCCCCCCGCGTCTCCCGTCCCCCGCATCAAACACCCACTTCTCATTACAGGCGTCATCTGGACCCGCCTCCCATTGGCTGCTGCTC AATCCCCCTACTCCAAGCCCTCCATCTCCCTCAGCCCCAGCGGGGAGATCGCGCCGGGGACGGACGTCTCCATCTCCTGCCGCGGGCCCCGGCAGGGCATGCGGTTCAAGGTGTACCGGGCGGGGGTCGCGCGGTGGCACACGGAGCCGGCCGGCTTGACAGCCGAATTCCACATCCCCAACGTCCGGCGGGAGGACGGGGGCACCTACACCTGCAGCTACGAGAGCCTGGGGGAGCCGCCCGTCAGCTCCCCCCGCAGCgaccccgtggagctggtggtagcag GTGCTGGTTCCGGCCCCACAGGGGGATCCGACCTGACTCAGCCTGGAgcggcgccggctcccacccgcCCGGGTAGCACGCGGCCAG GGGCCCCCCCAAGGCAGGATTATACCCCGTTTGCCATCGTCCGTCTGTCCCTGGCCGTCGGGGTCCTGCTGGCCCTGGTGCTGGTTCTGGCCGAAGCCGCGTACAGCTGGAAGAG GACCCCCCATccgctgaccgccccacagcccagcagggagcagagccgGCAGCCCGAGGGACAGACGGAGACGCTTGTGttggacctgcagcccccccaaatTCCTGCCCGGTCACTGGGGACAGGGACAGCAGGACACGCACACCAGGGGGGACGGGTGGGGGCTATCGGACCCACGGGCCCATCCAGCCTGGTATccgcaccccactccccacccccacccccgcccctgccccctcagATCAGATCCATGGGCCCATCCACACTGGtatccccgccccactccccacccccacccccgccccctcagaTCAGATCCATGGGCCCATCCACACCAGtatccccgccccactccccacccccgtccccgcccccccagatcAGATCCATGGGCCCATCCACACTGGtatccccgccccactccccacccccatccccgcccccccagatcAGATCCATGGGTGCATCCACACTGGtatccccgccccactccccacccccgcccctgcccccggAGATCAGATCCATAGGGCCATCCACACCGGTATCCCCAcgccactccccacccccgtccctgcccccccagatcAGATCCATGAGCCCATCCACACCAGTATCCCGgcccaactccccacccccatccctgcccctctag
- the LOC114019223 gene encoding osteoclast-associated immunoglobulin-like receptor isoform X2: MGPSPALLLALGVIWTRLPLAAAQSPYSKPSISLSPSGEIAPGTDVSISCRGPRQGMRFKVYRAGVARWHTEPAGLTAEFHIPNVRREDGGTYTCSYESLGEPPVSSPRSDPVELVVAVHFSKPSISLSPSGEIAPGTDVSISCRGPRQGMRFKVYRGGVARWHTEPAGLTAEFHIPNVRREDGGTYTCSYESLGEPPVISPPSDPVELVVAGAGSGPTGGSDLTQPGAAPAPTRPGSTRPGAPPRQDYTPFAIVRLSLAVGVLLALVLVLAEAAYSWKRTPHPLTAPQPSREQSRQPEGQTETLVLDLQPPQIPARSLGTGTAGHAHQGGRVGAIGPTGPSSLVSAPHSPPPPPPLPPQIRSMGPSTLVSPPHSPPPPPPPQIRSMGPSTPVSPPHSPPPSPPPQIRSMGPSTLVSPPHSPPPSPPPQIRSMGASTLVSPPHSPPPPLPPEIRSIGPSTPVSPRHSPPPSLPPQIRSMSPSTPVSRPNSPPPSLPL; encoded by the exons AtgggcccctctcctgccctgctcctcgCTCTAG GCGTCATCTGGACCCGCCTCCCATTGGCTGCTGCTC AATCCCCCTACTCCAAGCCCTCCATCTCCCTCAGCCCCAGCGGGGAGATCGCGCCGGGGACGGACGTCTCCATCTCCTGCCGCGGGCCCCGGCAGGGCATGCGGTTCAAGGTGTACCGGGCGGGGGTCGCGCGGTGGCACACGGAGCCGGCCGGCTTGACAGCCGAATTCCACATCCCCAACGTCCGGCGGGAGGACGGGGGCACCTACACCTGCAGCTACGAGAGCCTGGGGGAGCCGCCCGTCAGCTCCCCCCGCAGCgaccccgtggagctggtggtagcag TGCACTTCTCCAAGCCCTCCATCTCCCTCAGCCCCAGCGGGGAGATCGCGCCGGGGACGGACGTCTCCATCTCCTGCCGCGGGCCCCGGCAGGGCATGCGGTTCAAGGTGTACCGGGGGGGGGTCGCGCGGTGGCACACGGAGCCGGCCGGCTTGACGGCCGAATTCCACATCCCCAACGTCCGGCGGGAGGACGGGGGCACCTACACCTGCAGCTACGAGAGCCTGGGGGAGCCGCCCGTCATCTCCccccccagcgaccccgtggagctggtggtagcag GTGCTGGTTCCGGCCCCACAGGGGGATCCGACCTGACTCAGCCTGGAgcggcgccggctcccacccgcCCGGGTAGCACGCGGCCAG GGGCCCCCCCAAGGCAGGATTATACCCCGTTTGCCATCGTCCGTCTGTCCCTGGCCGTCGGGGTCCTGCTGGCCCTGGTGCTGGTTCTGGCCGAAGCCGCGTACAGCTGGAAGAG GACCCCCCATccgctgaccgccccacagcccagcagggagcagagccgGCAGCCCGAGGGACAGACGGAGACGCTTGTGttggacctgcagcccccccaaatTCCTGCCCGGTCACTGGGGACAGGGACAGCAGGACACGCACACCAGGGGGGACGGGTGGGGGCTATCGGACCCACGGGCCCATCCAGCCTGGTATccgcaccccactccccacccccacccccgcccctgccccctcagATCAGATCCATGGGCCCATCCACACTGGtatccccgccccactccccacccccacccccgccccctcagaTCAGATCCATGGGCCCATCCACACCAGtatccccgccccactccccacccccgtccccgcccccccagatcAGATCCATGGGCCCATCCACACTGGtatccccgccccactccccacccccatccccgcccccccagatcAGATCCATGGGTGCATCCACACTGGtatccccgccccactccccacccccgcccctgcccccggAGATCAGATCCATAGGGCCATCCACACCGGTATCCCCAcgccactccccacccccgtccctgcccccccagatcAGATCCATGAGCCCATCCACACCAGTATCCCGgcccaactccccacccccatccctgcccctctag
- the LOC114019223 gene encoding proline-rich protein 36 isoform X1 translates to MAANSHGLAHDSGPDDVARGWVGCDLTVPPPASPVPRIKHPLLITGVIWTRLPLAAAQSPYSKPSISLSPSGEIAPGTDVSISCRGPRQGMRFKVYRAGVARWHTEPAGLTAEFHIPNVRREDGGTYTCSYESLGEPPVSSPRSDPVELVVAVHFSKPSISLSPSGEIAPGTDVSISCRGPRQGMRFKVYRGGVARWHTEPAGLTAEFHIPNVRREDGGTYTCSYESLGEPPVISPPSDPVELVVAGAGSGPTGGSDLTQPGAAPAPTRPGSTRPGAPPRQDYTPFAIVRLSLAVGVLLALVLVLAEAAYSWKRTPHPLTAPQPSREQSRQPEGQTETLVLDLQPPQIPARSLGTGTAGHAHQGGRVGAIGPTGPSSLVSAPHSPPPPPPLPPQIRSMGPSTLVSPPHSPPPPPPPQIRSMGPSTPVSPPHSPPPSPPPQIRSMGPSTLVSPPHSPPPSPPPQIRSMGASTLVSPPHSPPPPLPPEIRSIGPSTPVSPRHSPPPSLPPQIRSMSPSTPVSRPNSPPPSLPL, encoded by the exons ATGGCTGCGAACTCCCACGGGCTGGCACATGACTCTGGTCCCGATGATGTCGCACGGGGGTGGGTAGGATGTGATCTCACAGTCCCCCCCCCCGCGTCTCCCGTCCCCCGCATCAAACACCCACTTCTCATTACAGGCGTCATCTGGACCCGCCTCCCATTGGCTGCTGCTC AATCCCCCTACTCCAAGCCCTCCATCTCCCTCAGCCCCAGCGGGGAGATCGCGCCGGGGACGGACGTCTCCATCTCCTGCCGCGGGCCCCGGCAGGGCATGCGGTTCAAGGTGTACCGGGCGGGGGTCGCGCGGTGGCACACGGAGCCGGCCGGCTTGACAGCCGAATTCCACATCCCCAACGTCCGGCGGGAGGACGGGGGCACCTACACCTGCAGCTACGAGAGCCTGGGGGAGCCGCCCGTCAGCTCCCCCCGCAGCgaccccgtggagctggtggtagcag TGCACTTCTCCAAGCCCTCCATCTCCCTCAGCCCCAGCGGGGAGATCGCGCCGGGGACGGACGTCTCCATCTCCTGCCGCGGGCCCCGGCAGGGCATGCGGTTCAAGGTGTACCGGGGGGGGGTCGCGCGGTGGCACACGGAGCCGGCCGGCTTGACGGCCGAATTCCACATCCCCAACGTCCGGCGGGAGGACGGGGGCACCTACACCTGCAGCTACGAGAGCCTGGGGGAGCCGCCCGTCATCTCCccccccagcgaccccgtggagctggtggtagcag GTGCTGGTTCCGGCCCCACAGGGGGATCCGACCTGACTCAGCCTGGAgcggcgccggctcccacccgcCCGGGTAGCACGCGGCCAG GGGCCCCCCCAAGGCAGGATTATACCCCGTTTGCCATCGTCCGTCTGTCCCTGGCCGTCGGGGTCCTGCTGGCCCTGGTGCTGGTTCTGGCCGAAGCCGCGTACAGCTGGAAGAG GACCCCCCATccgctgaccgccccacagcccagcagggagcagagccgGCAGCCCGAGGGACAGACGGAGACGCTTGTGttggacctgcagcccccccaaatTCCTGCCCGGTCACTGGGGACAGGGACAGCAGGACACGCACACCAGGGGGGACGGGTGGGGGCTATCGGACCCACGGGCCCATCCAGCCTGGTATccgcaccccactccccacccccacccccgcccctgccccctcagATCAGATCCATGGGCCCATCCACACTGGtatccccgccccactccccacccccacccccgccccctcagaTCAGATCCATGGGCCCATCCACACCAGtatccccgccccactccccacccccgtccccgcccccccagatcAGATCCATGGGCCCATCCACACTGGtatccccgccccactccccacccccatccccgcccccccagatcAGATCCATGGGTGCATCCACACTGGtatccccgccccactccccacccccgcccctgcccccggAGATCAGATCCATAGGGCCATCCACACCGGTATCCCCAcgccactccccacccccgtccctgcccccccagatcAGATCCATGAGCCCATCCACACCAGTATCCCGgcccaactccccacccccatccctgcccctctag